One genomic segment of Catalinimonas alkaloidigena includes these proteins:
- a CDS encoding EthD family reductase, which translates to MSKVVFIIFRKAGFSHEDCIAELRSDRHISIVSKVKGLNKEILNDVKPNANPNAPDAIGELWFDHDEAMTLAMSSPEMVAANEDASTFLDMEKTYAVMVDEYDNMG; encoded by the coding sequence ATGAGCAAAGTAGTTTTTATCATATTCAGAAAGGCTGGGTTTAGCCATGAGGACTGCATTGCAGAATTAAGGAGCGACCGTCATATCTCTATCGTAAGTAAAGTAAAAGGCTTGAACAAAGAGATACTCAACGATGTGAAGCCCAACGCCAACCCAAATGCGCCCGATGCGATAGGTGAATTGTGGTTTGATCATGATGAAGCCATGACGCTGGCGATGAGTTCGCCTGAAATGGTAGCCGCCAATGAAGATGCCAGCACTTTTCTGGACATGGAAAAAACCTATGCGGTAATGGTAGATGAGTATGATAACATGGGTTAA
- a CDS encoding metal ABC transporter ATP-binding protein, with amino-acid sequence MAQPILELHNLTVTYQNKPAVWNVDYEIPEKQMVGIIGPNGSGKTTMIKAIMGLVEPSSGYVKIFGQPLDKVRGRIAYVPQRNSVDWDFPVSVLDTVLMGRYNPKNLFRRTTKEDKAIALECLQKVGMEKFVNRQISQLSGGQQQRVFIARALALEADLYLLDEPMAGVDAATEDTIISLLREMRDEGKTIIVVHHDLQTAHRYYDWLIMMNTRLIAAGKTKEVYTETTLTETYGGRLNILSEIGEILRQHQHPVREKE; translated from the coding sequence ATGGCACAGCCAATACTGGAACTACATAACCTGACAGTGACTTACCAGAACAAGCCTGCTGTGTGGAACGTAGATTACGAAATTCCTGAAAAGCAAATGGTGGGCATTATCGGTCCCAATGGCTCGGGCAAAACCACCATGATCAAAGCGATTATGGGCTTAGTTGAACCCAGCAGCGGGTATGTCAAAATATTCGGTCAGCCATTGGACAAGGTGAGAGGACGCATAGCCTATGTGCCCCAGCGGAATTCGGTAGACTGGGACTTTCCCGTAAGCGTGCTGGACACCGTATTGATGGGGCGTTATAACCCTAAAAACCTGTTCAGGAGAACTACTAAAGAAGATAAAGCCATCGCACTGGAATGCCTTCAGAAGGTAGGTATGGAGAAGTTTGTCAATCGACAGATTTCCCAGCTTTCGGGAGGGCAGCAACAGCGCGTATTTATTGCCCGTGCACTGGCATTAGAAGCCGACCTGTACCTGCTGGATGAACCCATGGCCGGTGTGGATGCTGCTACCGAAGATACCATCATCAGTCTGCTGAGGGAGATGAGAGACGAAGGTAAAACCATCATTGTAGTGCATCATGACTTACAGACTGCCCATCGTTACTACGACTGGCTGATCATGATGAATACCCGACTGATCGCCGCGGGCAAGACGAAAGAGGTGTATACCGAAACTACCCTTACCGAAACCTACGGAGGGCGGCTGAACATTCTTAGTGAGATCGGTGAAATTCTCAGGCAGCACCAACATCCGGTACGAGAAAAAGAATAG
- a CDS encoding TonB-dependent receptor, whose product MKTLFTIISLSLSTIYAVYGQAEGRIAGKITADEQSIPFANVEILGTKQGASANGEGYFVLQNLEAGTYQLRASSVGYEALTKSINLKEGQKLTVNFNLSEVADALEEVVITGTLKEVNRLESAVPVEVYNPTFFKKNPTPTIYDALQNVNGVRPQLNCNVCNTGDIHINGLEGPYTMILIDGMPIVSGLASVYGLFGIPNSMIRRIEIVKGPASSLYGSEAVGGLINIITKDPKNALPLSIDVMSTSWQEYNIDVGHRLKLGDKVSVLTGVNYFNYNKSIDNNNDGFTDVTLQDRLSIFQKWNFERKDNRLFSLAGRYLYEDRWGGEMNWAPDYRGGDEVYGESIYTKRWELIGNYQLPVQEEMLFTFSYNAHNQNSYYGDVPYMADQKIAFGQLTWDKNVKSHDLLLGSALRYTYYDDNTPATASEDRNLADETWLPGLFVQDDISLTDRQRLLLGMRYDYNSNHGSIFTPRLAYKITLDDNNILRLNAGTGFRVVNLFTEEHAALTGSREVVIAEALHPEQSYNLNLNYIKKMYLREGSYIGLDATAWHTYFTNQILPDYDTDPNQIIYRNLDAYAVTQGISVNLDTEFANGINVLAGGSFMNVFFAEEDAEGKLEKRRPVLTERWTGTWAVSYTIDKLNLGIDYTGNLYGPMRLPLLSDLDPRDEMSPWWSLQNIQLSWAQSGGSWEIYGGVKNLLNFTPPANSIARPDDPFDREVTFGEGGEVVPTPNNPYGLTFDPAYVYAPNQGIRGFLGVRYVIQ is encoded by the coding sequence ATGAAAACACTCTTTACGATCATATCCCTTAGTTTGTCAACTATTTATGCAGTTTATGGTCAAGCTGAAGGAAGGATTGCGGGCAAAATTACCGCTGATGAACAGTCTATCCCTTTTGCCAATGTAGAAATCCTCGGTACCAAACAAGGAGCATCAGCCAATGGGGAAGGTTATTTTGTGCTTCAAAACCTGGAAGCAGGAACTTACCAACTACGCGCAAGTAGTGTTGGCTATGAAGCTCTCACAAAAAGTATAAACCTGAAAGAAGGGCAAAAGCTCACAGTAAATTTTAACCTTAGCGAAGTTGCAGATGCGTTAGAAGAAGTGGTCATCACTGGCACGCTCAAAGAGGTGAACCGGCTGGAAAGTGCTGTGCCGGTAGAAGTATATAATCCTACCTTCTTCAAGAAGAACCCTACACCTACTATCTATGATGCGCTGCAAAATGTTAATGGCGTGCGTCCTCAGCTCAACTGTAATGTGTGTAATACCGGTGACATCCATATCAATGGACTGGAAGGCCCTTACACCATGATTCTAATTGACGGGATGCCCATCGTCAGTGGTTTAGCAAGTGTGTACGGGCTGTTTGGCATCCCTAATTCCATGATTCGCCGTATTGAAATTGTCAAAGGGCCTGCTTCTTCTCTTTATGGTTCCGAGGCAGTAGGCGGCCTGATCAATATCATCACCAAAGATCCTAAGAACGCTCTTCCGCTTTCGATAGATGTCATGTCTACCAGCTGGCAGGAATATAATATTGACGTGGGGCACCGTCTAAAACTTGGCGATAAGGTATCAGTATTAACAGGTGTCAATTATTTCAATTACAATAAGTCGATTGACAATAATAATGATGGCTTTACGGATGTCACGCTGCAGGACAGACTTTCTATTTTTCAGAAGTGGAATTTTGAACGCAAAGATAACCGCCTTTTTTCGCTGGCAGGTCGCTACTTATACGAAGACCGATGGGGTGGAGAAATGAACTGGGCTCCGGACTACAGAGGTGGCGATGAAGTATATGGGGAGAGCATTTATACCAAGCGCTGGGAGCTGATCGGTAACTATCAGTTGCCTGTACAAGAAGAAATGCTTTTTACTTTTTCTTATAACGCTCATAACCAAAACTCCTACTATGGCGATGTTCCCTACATGGCCGATCAGAAAATTGCTTTTGGTCAGCTCACCTGGGATAAAAATGTGAAAAGCCACGATCTCCTGCTTGGCTCTGCCCTTCGCTATACCTATTATGATGATAATACACCAGCTACCGCCAGCGAAGATAGAAATCTTGCTGACGAAACCTGGCTGCCCGGTTTATTTGTGCAGGACGATATCTCACTCACCGACAGACAGCGATTGTTATTAGGTATGCGTTATGATTATAATTCCAATCACGGAAGCATATTCACCCCTCGTTTAGCCTATAAAATTACTCTGGATGACAATAACATCCTTCGCCTGAATGCCGGTACCGGCTTTAGGGTTGTTAATTTGTTTACTGAAGAACACGCCGCCCTCACCGGATCACGGGAAGTGGTGATCGCTGAAGCACTGCACCCTGAACAGAGTTATAACCTAAATCTGAACTACATCAAAAAGATGTATCTCAGAGAGGGCTCATACATCGGGCTGGATGCTACGGCATGGCACACCTATTTCACTAACCAGATTTTGCCGGATTACGATACTGATCCTAACCAGATTATCTACCGCAACCTGGATGCTTACGCGGTAACGCAGGGAATTTCAGTTAATCTGGATACTGAGTTTGCCAACGGCATCAATGTGCTGGCAGGTGGTAGCTTTATGAATGTATTCTTTGCCGAAGAAGATGCTGAAGGTAAGCTGGAGAAACGCAGACCTGTTTTGACCGAACGCTGGACAGGTACCTGGGCAGTATCTTATACGATTGACAAGCTCAACCTCGGTATAGATTATACCGGAAACCTTTATGGCCCCATGCGCTTGCCTTTGCTCAGTGATCTGGATCCACGCGATGAGATGTCGCCCTGGTGGAGCCTGCAGAACATACAACTGAGCTGGGCGCAGTCGGGAGGCTCCTGGGAAATTTATGGAGGCGTAAAAAACCTGTTGAACTTCACGCCTCCGGCTAACAGCATCGCGCGCCCTGATGATCCTTTTGACAGGGAAGTAACTTTCGGTGAGGGAGGAGAGGTGGTTCCTACACCTAACAATCCCTATGGGCTAACATTTGATCCGGCTTATGTATATGCGCCCAATCAGGGAATCAGAGGTTTTTTAGGAGTGAGATATGTAATTCAATAA
- a CDS encoding iron chelate uptake ABC transporter family permease subunit, translating to MDFLSPLQDPNVRWVIIAVSLICTSASVVGCFTFLRKRALIGDAIAHAILPGICLAFMIAQTKNPLILLVGAFVSGWLGVLLIDLIVERSKLKTDAALGLVLSVFYGIGILLLTIIQSSGNAAQSGLDKFLFGKAAAMDQQDVVVFTIFSAILLIIVIALFNTFKLISFDRDFALVKGFPVRKLEFLLSVLTVLAIAIGIQAVGVVLMAAFLITPAAAARYWTNKLGIMVILAVLFSVASGLLGTYVSYEIPRMPTGPWIVTVLTLFTFVSVMLGRRKGVLYNILQRQRNERKMLRENILKCLYHLGEDDGRFGQMRSFDEIQQKRAFEQANLLKGLKKLKRRKLVKLYNQQAGLTEKGIEAGARITRIHRLWELYLTQYMQLPADHVHEDAEAIEHIITPELEQELESQLAYPLVDPHDRPITYNPNQNG from the coding sequence ATGGATTTCCTTAGCCCTTTACAAGACCCGAATGTACGCTGGGTGATCATTGCGGTAAGCCTGATCTGTACCAGCGCCTCCGTAGTGGGCTGCTTTACCTTTCTGCGGAAAAGAGCCCTGATCGGAGATGCCATCGCCCATGCCATTCTGCCCGGTATCTGCCTGGCCTTTATGATCGCTCAGACCAAAAACCCCCTGATTCTGCTGGTGGGGGCATTTGTAAGCGGCTGGTTGGGCGTATTGCTGATTGACCTGATCGTGGAGCGCTCCAAGCTTAAAACTGATGCTGCCCTGGGGCTGGTGCTTTCCGTGTTCTACGGCATCGGTATATTGCTGCTGACCATCATTCAGAGCAGTGGCAACGCTGCCCAATCGGGTCTGGATAAGTTTTTGTTTGGCAAAGCCGCTGCTATGGATCAGCAGGATGTAGTGGTGTTTACAATTTTCAGCGCCATACTGCTCATTATCGTCATCGCTCTATTCAACACTTTCAAGCTCATCTCTTTTGACCGTGACTTTGCACTGGTCAAAGGTTTTCCGGTCAGGAAGTTAGAATTTCTACTCTCTGTGCTTACCGTGCTGGCCATTGCCATCGGCATACAGGCGGTGGGTGTGGTACTGATGGCGGCCTTTCTGATCACTCCGGCAGCCGCTGCCCGCTACTGGACCAATAAGCTGGGCATCATGGTGATACTGGCGGTACTATTTTCAGTAGCTTCCGGACTGCTGGGCACATATGTCTCTTACGAAATTCCCCGCATGCCTACCGGCCCCTGGATTGTTACGGTTTTGACATTATTTACCTTTGTTTCCGTCATGCTGGGGCGGCGCAAAGGGGTTTTATACAACATTTTACAAAGGCAAAGAAACGAACGCAAGATGCTGCGGGAGAATATCTTAAAGTGCCTGTACCACTTAGGCGAAGATGATGGCAGATTCGGACAGATGCGTAGCTTTGATGAGATACAGCAAAAAAGAGCGTTTGAGCAGGCTAACCTGCTGAAAGGGCTTAAAAAGCTAAAACGCAGGAAACTGGTTAAGCTATACAACCAACAGGCTGGCCTGACTGAGAAAGGCATAGAAGCAGGTGCAAGGATTACCAGGATTCACCGCCTCTGGGAGCTTTACCTTACCCAGTATATGCAGTTGCCTGCCGATCACGTTCACGAAGATGCAGAAGCTATTGAGCATATCATCACGCCTGAACTGGAACAGGAGTTAGAGAGCCAGCTGGCTTACCCTTTGGTAGACCCCCACGACAGGCCGATTACTTATAACCCCAATCAAAATGGATGA
- a CDS encoding metal ABC transporter solute-binding protein, Zn/Mn family: MRHLLWIFLAAFFISCSGPSAEDSQHKLYVVATTGMIADAAANIAGDSAVVEGLMGPGVDPHLYKATRSDLSKLREADIILYNGIHLEGKMGEVLEKLSTQKPVFAVADGIGQQRLIALEENVYDPHIWFDVSLWNEAVAYMGEKLAEVDTANATYYKSNTEAYTQKLAELHQWTSTQIESIPQQSRVLITAHDAFNYFGQAYDIEVRGLQGISTISEFGLKDISALVDFISERGIKAVFVESSVPSKSLESVVSGARERGHEVSIGGTLYSDALGEKGTDAGTYIGTVRANVNTIVASLK; encoded by the coding sequence ATGAGACATTTACTTTGGATATTTCTGGCAGCCTTCTTCATTAGCTGTAGCGGCCCTTCAGCAGAAGATAGCCAGCATAAATTATATGTAGTTGCCACCACCGGTATGATTGCCGATGCGGCAGCTAATATTGCAGGAGATTCAGCAGTAGTAGAAGGACTGATGGGTCCGGGTGTAGACCCTCACCTTTACAAAGCTACCCGCAGCGATCTCAGCAAATTACGTGAAGCGGATATTATTTTGTACAATGGCATCCATCTGGAAGGTAAAATGGGAGAAGTGCTGGAAAAACTATCTACCCAAAAACCAGTATTTGCCGTAGCGGATGGCATTGGTCAGCAAAGATTGATAGCCTTGGAAGAGAATGTTTATGATCCCCACATCTGGTTTGATGTTTCCTTATGGAACGAAGCAGTAGCTTATATGGGAGAGAAACTTGCAGAAGTAGATACAGCTAACGCTACCTATTACAAAAGTAATACTGAGGCTTATACCCAAAAACTGGCTGAGCTACATCAGTGGACCAGCACGCAGATTGAATCTATCCCTCAACAAAGCCGGGTGCTCATCACCGCACACGATGCCTTTAACTATTTTGGCCAGGCTTATGATATAGAAGTAAGAGGCTTGCAGGGCATATCCACCATCTCCGAGTTTGGCCTGAAAGATATTTCAGCATTGGTAGACTTTATCAGTGAGCGAGGCATCAAAGCGGTATTTGTAGAATCTTCTGTACCTAGCAAATCACTGGAATCAGTAGTTTCGGGAGCCAGAGAAAGAGGACATGAGGTGAGCATAGGCGGCACACTTTATTCTGACGCCCTGGGCGAAAAAGGGACAGACGCAGGCACCTATATAGGTACCGTAAGGGCTAATGTGAATACCATTGTAGCATCATTAAAATAG
- a CDS encoding thioredoxin family protein: MVRVFIGLLWIWFGSTQLGYGQAGSAFSFQQLDSLQQIEERPVLVFIHTDWCRYCQNMKHTTFQDETVRARLESAFYFISLDAESKQDIMLQGQAFQYRPTGNGTGQHELAQLLGNVEGKLSFPTLCFLNADYEIIYQRVGFVSAKQLRALLKILIDEKEEDAYAEYE, translated from the coding sequence ATGGTTCGGGTTTTTATTGGTTTGTTATGGATTTGGTTTGGAAGCACCCAGCTTGGCTATGGTCAGGCTGGGTCTGCCTTTTCTTTTCAGCAGCTAGATAGCCTGCAACAGATAGAGGAAAGACCTGTGCTGGTATTTATCCATACCGACTGGTGTAGATATTGCCAGAACATGAAGCATACCACTTTTCAGGATGAGACCGTACGAGCAAGGCTGGAGAGTGCCTTCTACTTTATAAGTCTGGATGCGGAGAGCAAGCAGGATATCATGCTGCAGGGGCAGGCTTTTCAGTATCGCCCTACCGGCAATGGCACAGGGCAGCACGAACTGGCCCAGCTATTGGGTAATGTGGAAGGAAAACTCAGCTTCCCTACCCTTTGCTTTCTCAACGCCGACTATGAAATCATATACCAGCGGGTGGGCTTTGTGAGCGCAAAACAACTCAGGGCGCTCTTAAAAATCTTAATTGACGAAAAAGAAGAAGATGCTTATGCAGAATATGAATAG
- a CDS encoding two-component regulator propeller domain-containing protein has protein sequence MKRILLTTATLFACLYFFVAIGYAQEEEFRFEYLTDQQGLSQNTVKCIEQDSEGFMWFGTLDGLNKYDGYNFTVFRPDPDDPEHTLNHSYISDIHEDKTGRLWVTTYGGGFHQVDKFTGEVKHFDIEPVGINKWNYIWSIHESQDGILWLSAVGGIVRFDPSTGQFTPYVPPGKMLWFKSITEDNSQRLWTSGENGIYQLDKETGKFTPMVLDASLDRQPNCNSVYIDEEGILWAGSYEEGLFRMDTNKKPFYFTRYNPGGQIKKQHPFIYGVEPDYLWVCGSEGLYRINKQTDQVLTIEANPEKPGSLSHKQTNAVYKTRSGTFWVCTVNGINKVAAHPKRFQTQQIVPTSLSVILDKNTIGSLVEDNEGNIWLGTGGDSFFYFNSFEGLYQFDSNTNSIIHYPADPTDPGSLATNQVWSLHLDKKNRLWVGTVEALYMRDRSTGKFTRYPTDIPVEQIVEDPNGKIWIGKGNCFVYPIISPIASFDPNTKSFTYYDYDSRMANSLLYLSVYDILASQNGDIWMGFSGGLARLDQQTNTFTTYLPNYTVNTEDTINATVYQKGHNRLEPNTQASISNIVQLTSSQKFLNYKIVHALYEDPEGIIWAGTKQGGLNRLDPKTNTFTNFTMKDGLPSNHIVSIIGDEGGNLWLGTTNGISRFNPKTKEFRNFDVNDGLPANEFRVGSVYASDGKLMFGSINGFVIFDPDSIQDNTTVPPVYITGFQMMDEDREVPAGSIELAYDENFLSFDFVALNYDAPEKNQYAYMLEGVDKDWVYSDTRRFASYTDLDPGEYTFRVKASNNDGIWNEEGATIVVTILPPWWQTGWAYALYTVLGLSLLYSLRQYTVKRERLRHELNIQRMEAEKMHEVDQLKSRFFANISHEFRTPLTLLLGPLDKLMTEPAYAKEHSLFSMMQRNAQRLLHLINQLLDLSKLEAGRMQAEVKAGAIVPFLQSIGLSFTTLAERQQISYHFQYPNDRPVVYFDADKLEKIITNLLSNAFKFTPAGGSITFSARLHAAEKSITTPVQKPQDAAQLSLLELKVQDSGVGMSEEQLAHVFHRFYQADDSQQASEGSGIGLSLVRELVELHGGEVSASSEAEKGSCFTVKLPLWQTEFAEIVVGQEGNGKEQVLPPAASGYQTNGSPISESHSEAPLILVVEDNADVRAFIRENLQAVYRVMEAANGMAAYQQAIEHIPDLILSDVMMPTVEMPKMDGVELCQKLKTNEKTAHIPVILLTAKASGGDKIEGLETGADDYIIKPFKADELLVRIKNLIESRRKLREQFSREITLQPSSVKVSSADEQFLQRLLAIMEAHMADFTFGVESMGKELGMSRVQLYRKLKALTNQAPGDFIRMMRLKRAADLLSRDSGSIAEVAYAVGFNDPFYFSKSFHKQYGQTPSEYAAAVVS, from the coding sequence ATGAAACGAATACTACTCACAACCGCTACTCTTTTTGCATGCCTCTATTTTTTTGTTGCGATAGGTTATGCCCAGGAAGAAGAGTTTCGTTTTGAATACCTAACCGATCAGCAGGGCCTCTCACAAAACACTGTAAAATGTATTGAGCAGGATAGCGAAGGTTTCATGTGGTTTGGCACATTAGATGGGCTAAATAAATATGATGGTTATAACTTTACAGTTTTCCGACCGGACCCCGATGATCCTGAGCATACTTTAAATCATAGCTACATCTCAGATATACACGAAGATAAAACAGGTAGATTATGGGTAACTACCTATGGAGGAGGTTTTCATCAGGTGGATAAATTTACCGGTGAAGTGAAGCACTTTGATATAGAACCGGTAGGTATCAACAAATGGAATTATATCTGGTCAATCCATGAAAGCCAGGATGGTATTCTCTGGTTAAGTGCAGTAGGAGGTATTGTCCGGTTTGATCCTTCGACAGGTCAGTTTACCCCCTATGTTCCCCCTGGCAAAATGCTATGGTTCAAAAGTATCACTGAAGATAACTCTCAACGTCTATGGACAAGCGGTGAAAACGGAATTTATCAACTGGACAAGGAAACAGGAAAATTCACTCCCATGGTTTTAGATGCTTCCTTAGATCGCCAACCCAATTGTAATTCCGTCTATATTGATGAAGAAGGTATACTCTGGGCAGGTTCATATGAAGAAGGTTTGTTTCGTATGGATACCAATAAAAAACCTTTTTATTTTACCCGATACAACCCTGGCGGCCAGATCAAAAAGCAACACCCTTTTATTTATGGAGTTGAACCGGATTATTTATGGGTTTGCGGTTCTGAAGGGCTTTATCGTATTAACAAACAAACTGATCAGGTATTAACCATAGAGGCCAATCCGGAAAAACCGGGCAGTCTCAGCCATAAGCAAACAAATGCAGTGTATAAAACCCGGTCAGGTACATTTTGGGTTTGTACGGTAAATGGCATCAACAAAGTAGCAGCACATCCCAAAAGATTCCAAACCCAACAAATTGTACCCACTTCTCTATCTGTTATACTTGATAAGAATACGATTGGTTCTTTGGTAGAGGATAATGAGGGAAATATTTGGCTGGGTACGGGAGGGGATTCCTTTTTTTATTTTAATTCTTTTGAGGGACTGTACCAGTTTGATTCAAATACAAATAGCATCATACACTATCCGGCAGATCCTACCGATCCGGGAAGTTTAGCAACTAATCAGGTTTGGTCATTACATCTGGACAAGAAAAACAGGCTCTGGGTAGGAACAGTGGAAGCGCTATATATGAGAGACAGAAGTACGGGTAAGTTTACTCGCTACCCTACCGATATACCTGTAGAACAAATCGTTGAAGATCCGAATGGTAAAATATGGATTGGAAAAGGTAATTGCTTTGTATATCCTATTATTTCCCCTATAGCTTCTTTTGATCCGAATACCAAAAGTTTTACTTATTACGACTATGACTCCAGAATGGCTAATAGTTTATTATATCTATCAGTTTATGATATATTGGCAAGTCAAAATGGTGATATATGGATGGGATTTTCGGGAGGGCTTGCTCGTTTGGATCAGCAAACCAATACTTTTACAACTTACCTTCCAAATTATACTGTCAATACTGAGGATACAATCAATGCAACCGTCTATCAGAAAGGACACAATCGCTTAGAACCCAACACTCAGGCCTCAATTTCAAATATTGTTCAGCTTACATCCTCGCAAAAATTCTTAAACTATAAAATTGTCCATGCGCTTTACGAAGATCCGGAGGGTATCATATGGGCAGGTACTAAGCAGGGAGGACTCAACCGTTTAGACCCTAAAACCAATACGTTTACAAACTTCACCATGAAAGATGGGCTACCCAGTAACCATATCGTGAGTATTATTGGTGATGAAGGTGGAAACTTATGGCTGGGTACTACCAACGGCATCAGTCGCTTTAACCCAAAAACAAAAGAATTTCGCAACTTTGATGTAAATGATGGATTACCTGCCAATGAATTTAGAGTAGGGAGTGTATATGCGAGTGATGGTAAGCTAATGTTTGGCAGTATCAATGGCTTTGTCATCTTTGATCCGGATAGCATTCAGGATAATACTACTGTACCTCCGGTTTACATCACCGGCTTTCAGATGATGGATGAAGATAGAGAAGTCCCTGCCGGATCAATTGAATTAGCATACGATGAGAATTTCCTCTCTTTTGACTTCGTCGCGCTCAATTATGATGCTCCTGAGAAAAACCAGTATGCCTATATGCTGGAAGGTGTAGACAAAGACTGGGTTTACAGCGATACCCGCCGCTTTGCCAGCTATACCGACCTGGATCCCGGAGAATATACTTTCCGGGTCAAAGCTTCCAACAACGATGGGATCTGGAACGAAGAAGGAGCAACAATAGTGGTCACCATCCTCCCGCCCTGGTGGCAGACCGGCTGGGCCTATGCTTTGTATACTGTTTTGGGCTTGAGCCTTCTGTACAGCCTCAGACAATACACCGTCAAAAGAGAAAGACTCAGACATGAACTGAATATACAGCGCATGGAAGCCGAGAAAATGCATGAGGTAGACCAGCTCAAAAGCCGCTTCTTCGCCAACATTTCCCATGAGTTCCGTACCCCCCTCACTCTTCTTCTGGGACCACTTGACAAACTGATGACTGAGCCTGCCTATGCCAAAGAGCACTCCCTCTTCAGCATGATGCAGCGCAACGCCCAGCGACTCCTGCACCTCATCAACCAGCTGCTGGACCTCTCCAAACTGGAAGCTGGCAGGATGCAGGCAGAAGTAAAAGCCGGCGCCATTGTACCTTTCCTCCAGTCCATCGGACTGTCTTTTACCACCCTGGCCGAGCGACAGCAGATCAGCTATCATTTTCAGTATCCTAATGATCGCCCTGTAGTGTACTTTGATGCTGACAAGCTGGAGAAGATCATCACCAATCTGCTTTCCAATGCTTTCAAGTTTACACCAGCAGGAGGAAGTATTACTTTCTCTGCCCGCCTGCATGCCGCGGAAAAATCAATCACTACTCCTGTCCAGAAACCTCAGGATGCTGCTCAGCTCAGCCTGCTGGAACTCAAAGTACAGGACAGTGGGGTAGGTATGTCTGAAGAGCAACTGGCTCATGTCTTCCACCGCTTCTACCAGGCAGATGACAGCCAGCAGGCTAGCGAAGGCAGTGGCATCGGTCTGTCGCTGGTCAGGGAACTGGTAGAACTACACGGCGGAGAAGTCTCAGCCAGCAGTGAAGCCGAAAAAGGCAGCTGTTTTACAGTAAAACTTCCCCTCTGGCAGACTGAATTCGCCGAAATTGTAGTAGGTCAAGAGGGTAATGGAAAAGAACAGGTATTACCCCCAGCCGCTTCCGGCTACCAAACGAATGGATCACCAATCTCCGAAAGCCATTCAGAAGCGCCTCTGATTTTAGTCGTAGAAGACAATGCCGATGTGCGGGCATTCATCCGGGAGAACCTGCAGGCTGTCTACCGGGTCATGGAAGCAGCGAATGGTATGGCCGCTTATCAGCAGGCCATTGAACACATCCCCGACCTGATCTTAAGCGATGTGATGATGCCTACCGTAGAGATGCCGAAGATGGATGGGGTGGAACTATGTCAGAAGCTCAAAACCAATGAAAAGACCGCTCACATTCCAGTGATTCTGCTCACCGCCAAAGCCAGTGGAGGAGACAAGATAGAAGGGTTGGAGACCGGAGCCGATGACTACATCATCAAGCCCTTCAAAGCCGATGAGCTTTTGGTCAGGATCAAAAACCTGATTGAGAGCCGCAGAAAGCTCAGAGAGCAGTTCAGCCGGGAGATCACCCTGCAGCCCAGCTCGGTCAAAGTAAGCTCAGCCGATGAGCAGTTCCTACAGCGGCTGCTGGCAATCATGGAAGCGCACATGGCAGACTTTACTTTTGGTGTAGAAAGCATGGGTAAGGAGCTGGGCATGAGCAGGGTACAACTGTACCGCAAGCTCAAAGCCCTGACCAACCAGGCACCAGGAGATTTTATCCGCATGATGCGTCTGAAAAGAGCAGCAGACTTATTAAGCCGGGACTCAGGCAGCATTGCAGAAGTAGCCTATGCTGTGGGATTCAACGATCCTTTTTACTTCAGCAAGAGTTTCCACAAGCAATACGGACAAACTCCTTCCGAATATGCGGCGGCAGTAGTTTCTTAG